From the genome of Streptacidiphilus rugosus AM-16, one region includes:
- a CDS encoding methyltransferase: protein MTAVAPDPEPVLRLATGFMAAEHLFAANELGLFEALADGPADLQTLAARTGLTPRAARISADAMVALGLLLHEKDGYRNSPAAQFYLAGTTPADMRPFLRFWDRISYPAWSGLADALSKGPAEQITELDEESQRIASAGIEAITMGTALALAESDALTGHERLLDVGGGTAFWSMTLVRGRPQLRATVVELPTVAVIARERVAAAGLGERVTVVDADAMTAPLPTGHDAALVANLVHYFSPQENRTLLSRIRAAVPPGAALLLADFWTDPTHTEPLMAALMAGEFAVHLRNGDVYSVDEARAWLDGTGWRFTGHEQLGGPISLVTAEAV from the coding sequence ATGACCGCCGTCGCCCCCGATCCGGAACCCGTGCTGCGCCTCGCGACCGGCTTCATGGCCGCCGAGCACCTCTTCGCCGCCAACGAACTCGGCCTCTTCGAGGCGCTCGCCGACGGCCCGGCCGATCTGCAGACCCTCGCCGCCCGTACCGGCCTGACCCCGCGCGCCGCCCGCATCAGCGCGGACGCGATGGTCGCGCTCGGGCTGCTGCTGCATGAGAAGGACGGCTACCGCAACTCGCCCGCGGCGCAGTTCTACCTGGCCGGGACCACGCCCGCGGACATGCGGCCGTTCCTCCGTTTCTGGGACCGGATCAGCTACCCCGCCTGGTCGGGCCTCGCGGACGCGCTGAGCAAGGGGCCGGCGGAGCAGATCACCGAGCTCGACGAGGAGTCCCAGCGCATCGCCTCCGCCGGCATCGAAGCCATCACCATGGGCACCGCGCTCGCCCTGGCCGAGAGCGACGCGCTGACCGGCCACGAACGGCTGCTCGACGTGGGCGGCGGCACCGCCTTCTGGTCGATGACGCTGGTGCGGGGCCGCCCGCAGCTGCGGGCGACGGTGGTGGAGCTGCCGACCGTCGCCGTGATCGCGAGGGAGCGCGTGGCCGCGGCCGGCCTCGGCGAGCGCGTGACCGTCGTGGACGCGGACGCGATGACCGCGCCGCTGCCGACCGGGCACGACGCCGCCCTGGTGGCCAACCTCGTCCACTACTTCTCGCCCCAGGAGAACCGCACCCTGCTCTCCCGCATCCGCGCGGCCGTCCCGCCCGGCGCCGCCCTCCTGCTCGCCGACTTCTGGACCGACCCGACCCATACCGAGCCGCTGATGGCGGCCCTGATGGCGGGCGAGTTCGCGGTCCACCTGCGCAACGGCGACGTCTACAGCGTCGACGAGGCCCGCGCCTGGCTCGACGGCACGGGCTGGCGCTTCACCGGGCACGAGCAACTGGGCGGCCCGATCAGCCTGGTCACGGCGGAGGCGGTGTAG
- the bldD gene encoding transcriptional regulator BldD — MSSDYAKQLGGKLRAIRTQQGLSLHGVEEKSQGRWKAVVVGSYERGDRAVTVQRLAELAEFYGVPVQELLPGSTPGGAAEPPPRLVLDLERLAQVPSEKAGPLQRYAATIQSQRGDYNGKVLSIRQDDLRTLAVIYDQPASLLVDQLISWGVLDPDARRAVREDDAV; from the coding sequence TTGTCCAGCGACTACGCGAAACAGCTTGGCGGCAAGCTGCGCGCGATCCGCACCCAGCAGGGGCTCTCCCTGCACGGCGTCGAGGAGAAGTCCCAGGGCCGCTGGAAGGCCGTGGTCGTCGGCTCGTACGAGCGCGGTGACCGCGCGGTGACGGTCCAGCGCCTCGCCGAGCTGGCCGAGTTCTACGGCGTCCCGGTGCAGGAGCTGCTGCCCGGCAGCACCCCCGGCGGTGCGGCGGAGCCGCCGCCGCGTCTCGTGCTGGACCTGGAGCGCCTGGCCCAGGTCCCGTCCGAGAAGGCGGGCCCGCTCCAGCGCTACGCGGCGACGATCCAGAGCCAGCGCGGCGACTACAACGGCAAGGTGCTCTCGATCCGTCAGGACGACCTGCGCACCCTCGCCGTGATCTACGACCAGCCGGCCTCGCTGCTGGTCGACCAGCTGATCAGCTGGGGCGTTCTCGACCCGGACGCGCGCCGCGCGGTCCGCGAGGACGACGCGGTCTGA
- a CDS encoding type II toxin-antitoxin system Rv0910 family toxin produces the protein MPEVSVSATIPAPADKVWAVLTDFERFGEWNTIHTAFPNGGPAELAVGAVYSEKMTLMGMPAEVSWTVTEVAAAASLAMDGKGPMGISLHQHYRLAAEGEGTSVTVDSEFKGAAVNMMAARIKEATTKALVESLEKLTGLVG, from the coding sequence ATGCCCGAGGTATCCGTCAGCGCAACCATCCCCGCCCCGGCGGACAAGGTCTGGGCGGTGCTCACCGACTTCGAACGCTTCGGAGAGTGGAACACCATCCACACCGCCTTCCCCAACGGCGGCCCGGCCGAGCTGGCGGTCGGCGCGGTCTACAGCGAGAAGATGACGCTGATGGGCATGCCCGCCGAGGTCAGCTGGACCGTGACCGAGGTCGCCGCCGCCGCCTCGCTGGCCATGGACGGCAAGGGACCCATGGGCATCTCGCTGCACCAGCACTACCGGCTGGCGGCCGAGGGGGAGGGCACCTCCGTCACCGTGGACAGCGAGTTCAAGGGCGCGGCGGTCAACATGATGGCCGCGCGCATCAAGGAGGCGACCACCAAGGCGCTGGTCGAGTCGCTGGAGAAGCTGACCGGCCTGGTCGGCTGA
- a CDS encoding SDR family NAD(P)-dependent oxidoreductase, whose product MRTALITGASAGIGAAFARRLAGDAHGLVLVARNEARLAAFAEELAKEHGVPTEVLRADLATDAGIAAVEARLTDADRPVDLLVNNAGFGFKKGFLDVPIEDELAMLKVHIEAVLRLTRAAVPGMTERGKGYVVNVASVAAFVPRGTYGASKSWVVQFTAGANRDLAGTGVRLQALCPGFTRTEFHQRAEMDMSRVGDWLWLDADHVVDQSLRDLARGRSICVPSRRYQALVALSRKAPLGALGGMSNRMGRRPTER is encoded by the coding sequence ATGCGTACTGCACTCATCACCGGCGCCAGCGCCGGCATCGGCGCCGCCTTCGCCCGTCGGCTCGCCGGAGACGCCCACGGCCTGGTCCTGGTCGCCCGCAACGAGGCCCGACTGGCGGCGTTCGCCGAGGAGTTGGCCAAGGAGCACGGCGTCCCGACCGAGGTGCTGCGGGCCGACCTCGCCACCGACGCAGGGATCGCCGCCGTCGAGGCGCGCCTGACCGACGCCGACCGGCCGGTGGACCTGCTGGTCAACAACGCCGGCTTCGGCTTCAAGAAGGGCTTCCTCGACGTGCCGATCGAGGACGAGCTGGCGATGCTCAAGGTCCACATCGAGGCGGTGCTGCGGCTGACCCGCGCGGCCGTCCCCGGCATGACCGAGCGCGGCAAGGGCTACGTCGTCAACGTCGCCTCCGTCGCGGCCTTCGTGCCGCGCGGCACCTACGGCGCCAGCAAGTCCTGGGTCGTGCAGTTCACGGCCGGTGCGAACCGCGACCTCGCCGGCACGGGCGTCCGCCTCCAGGCGCTCTGCCCCGGCTTCACCCGCACCGAGTTCCACCAGCGCGCCGAGATGGACATGTCGCGGGTGGGGGACTGGCTCTGGCTCGACGCCGACCACGTGGTCGACCAGTCCCTGCGGGACCTCGCCCGGGGCCGCTCCATCTGCGTCCCCTCCCGCCGCTACCAGGCCCTGGTCGCCCTCTCCCGCAAGGCTCCGCTCGGCGCCCTCGGCGGCATGTCCAACCGCATGGGCCGCCGCCCCACCGAACGCTGA